In Vespula vulgaris chromosome 10, iyVesVulg1.1, whole genome shotgun sequence, the following are encoded in one genomic region:
- the LOC127066855 gene encoding myb-like protein X: MLAAFFRGAFLIGILAWYSISVWNMIDGYFRDQFTSYLHEEYRKNPHMKTYMKDVNEVGKNEAVHTDRKVPLKKIDELEKAESCPVDKVDTDKLLKPCDISEKISEVDRPNESVEKEMLEKISTEKDLYNVDDDDHHQTIKSVEKMADEEKGPKKKEFSSSKEFEEDIEKKKKQREKEKEKEREREREKRKREEEKTKKEKKKRVKTITLNEEDFLSVKNRRGTIGRDEDFWEFEDDEEKQKMEDEEKGILISDLPFKPKLDIGRLERITPDEYCPLTLEDELSCGETTKWP, translated from the coding sequence ATGTTGGCTGCTTTCTTTCGCGGTGCATTTCTCATCGGCATTCTCGCTTGGTACAGCATCAGCGTTTGGAATATGATCGACGGTTATTTTAGAGATCAATTTACTAGTTACCTGCACGAGGAATATCGAAAAAATCCACATATGAAGACTTATATGAAGGATGTCAATGAGGTTGGTAAGAACGAGGCCGTACATACCGACAGGAAAGTTCCATTAAAGAAAATCGACGAACTCGAGAAAGCCGAGAGCTGTCCGGTCGATAAAGTAGATACCGATAAGTTATTGAAACCTTGCGATATCTCGGAGAAAATTTCGGAAGTTGATCGACCGAACGAAtccgttgaaaaagaaatgttagagaaaatttcaacgGAAAAGGATTTGTATAACGTCGACGATGACGATCATCATCAAACGATAAAAAGTGTTGAGAAAATGGCGGATGAAGAGAAGGGgccgaagaaaaaagaattttcttcgagtAAGGAATTTGAAGAAgatatagagaagaaaaagaagcaaagagagaaagaaaaagagaaggagagggagagagagagagaaaaaaggaagagggaagaagaaaaaacgaaaaaggaaaagaagaaacgagtgaAAACGATCACCCTTAACGAAGAAGATTTTCTAAGCGTCAAAAATAGACGAGGTACGATCGGACGCGACGAAGATTTTTGGGAATTCGAGGACGATGAGGAGAAGCAGAAAATGGAGGATGAAGAAAAGGGTATACTGATCTCAGATCTCCCATTCAAACCGAAACTCGACATCGGTCGTTTGGAGAGAATTACGCCTGACGAATACTGCCCTTTGACCTTGGAAGACGAACTTTCTTGTGGGGAGACCACCAAGTGGCCCTAA